The Nymphaea colorata isolate Beijing-Zhang1983 chromosome 7, ASM883128v2, whole genome shotgun sequence DNA window GTACCGTACAACATGGTTTTGAGATATCAAAATCTAGTTCTTTTGTTTTATCTGCTTACCCTAACGCACATTGGGCTGGGTGCTCGGACAATCAACGACCCACTAGTGGCTATGTTACAAAAATTGGACACAATATCATATTTTGGAGATCGACCAAACAACAAACAGTAGCAAAATTTAGCACAGAGGTAGAGTATAACACCATTGCAGGAGATCTTTTAGAAGTGATATGGctaaataacttgatgaaaggTCTGGGAATTCAAACTGAGAAACCAATTCTGTGGTGCGACAACATTGGAGCAACATATTTGGCGGCAAATCTAGTTTTCCATGCACGAACATAACACATAGAAATTGACTATCATTTTGTCAGAGAGAAGGTGGTAGGCAATACAATTCAGATTAAATGTGTTTAGTCAAGAAACCAATtagctgatatttttactaagcTCTTACCAATACCAAGATTTCATTATCTCAAGTAAATGCTAAATGTCCTTGAAATGGAGATTGGATCAAAGGGGCATGTTAGAGATAAGGTTGCCGATCCTATTCATCCATCATCCTTTCCAATATTGCAATGTAAATCAAATTGCTTGGATCAAGTCAAATATGGAAGAATTCTGATTGACACTCAAAAGAGGAAAGCAACAAATGATCCAACGTTCGAAGATGCCAAAAACTgtttcaaaaggaaataaattcaaattttcaatcaagatccaaaaatatcaGATCTTGACAGACCAGCTTGAAAATTCCTATTTAGCTTTATTTCCTCTTCTAAAATTTAAGTGTTGTAACAAGAGATTCCATTCCTTCCAGAATGGTAAAGGAAAGGAACATTGCCGTGGAGGTAGGTCGATCTTGACCGAACCACGTAACTGCTTGtgtgtactctctctctctctctctctcatatctcCATACATTTACAAAGATAATGGTCAATGAGGAACCAATTTATATTCATAAGCATATAATTTCAAGGTATTATTTGAAACATACAAGTAGAACACATGACCAAAGTAAATATATAACaatacaaaaatcagaaaatcgACCTCCAAATTTAATTCACAAATTAAGACGGTGGACTGGTTCAAAATGTTGAACTCGAACACCACCCTGAAGAAAAGTTCAGGTAAAAAATCAACTCAGCTATGTGGTATTGATATGATAGTGCTGGTACTCAATAATGCAAACATTTTGCTTGAGGTAGGTGGCCCACAGGACCAGCTCCAGAAAATAACGTTAGAGGTCTTGTCAACGTAACAGCCATGAAAGTTGAGCAAAATATGCTATTATGCTACTTTGGCAATTCACTGATCTTATATGACTTTACCACCGATGCCTCGGAAATGATGTGTTGAGAATTGTCTTCATATGTCACATGCCAGTGTTACCCTTGCGGGAGCAGATGACACCTTCCTGTATGGGCCTGAGTTTCCTGAGGTTTACAATGCCTTTTCGTATGAGACTAAGTTTGCTGAAGTTGACAATACGTGATCCGGAGATGGATAATGCAGAAGTAGTTGGTTCATGCCTTGATCGTGAATACGTAGATTCTGGTGTTCTGGATCTTGTAGCGGCACATACCCATTAAGAGACTGAGTCAATTGCCGCATGTTTGGCCTTGATTCAGGTGCAGTCTGTGAACAGAGTGGGCCAAGCTTTAGCACAAGGTCTGCTTCACTagtggagccaaaaaaaattttctggtggtggcactcattcaatacctataatttttttttgggaacttacgtatataacaatcaaatatatccaaacatcaacatagttgccacaccagccaccatgtcaCTACACCACTGCTCTACTTTCTCCTCCACATAGCTCGTTCCGAGCCTTTTATCCCTGGCATCCAGTACTCGTCCACCTTTCCACAGAGAGTGGACCAACTCCACTAGAATCATCTCCTCAGAAGGTCTTCTGGGCTCAATCAGCCTCCTTCCACAGGCCACCTCCAGGAGCAAGGAACCATATGAGTACACATCAGAGCTCATCTTTGATTTGCTGGTGCGAGAGAGCTCCGACGCCATGTAACCTAGACTACCAACGACATGGGTATTCTTGGGATTGGTACCATGGTCATACAGTTTGGCAAGCCCAAAATCACCCAACTTGCCATTTAGATCACCATCCAACAAAATGTTACTTGCTTTAACATCTCTATGCATGATGACTTGCTCCCACTCTTCATGAAGATACAGCAAGCCACAAGCAATTACCTTTCTAATCTTTAACCTCTGTGCCCAACTCAACCTGCTCCCTTCCATCTCAAAAAGATGACAGTCTAGACTCCCATTCAGTATGAACTCATAAACCAGGAGTAGATCATTGCCTCGTCTACACCAACCATGCAATTGGATCAGGTTTCTATGCCTTGTCCTCCCCAAGCTTGACACTTCTGCCACAAATTCCCTCATCCCTTGCTTTGAACCATGTGAGACTCTCTTCACTGCAACCTCGATTCTGCTTATGGGCAGCACACCTTTGTAGACACTACCAAAGCCTCCTTTCCCCATCTCTTCCCTGCAACCTTTAGTTGCCCTGTAGATTTTCCTGTAGGGGAGCCTGTGTGGAGAGTCCATCTCCCATCCTTCTATATTCTCAGACATgagcttcctcttcctctttgtcAAATAAGATATGCCAACCATGTTGATGAGAAATAACAGGTCCACTAATGcagcaaaaatgaaaaggaacaacttaaaagaCTTCCATAGTGGAGTACAATCTTGAGGAATAGAAGGACGGCGTGAGAGGTCCAATTCTGGTGCTTTTCCGTCCATCATGAAGCTCCATGCCAAGATATAGTGGTTGCTTTCTAGCTTTTGAATGCCAGTAGAGAATCCAACATACATGTGTTCAAGCAGAATAGGGGATAGATCAATGGAATATGATACGAGGGAATGGTTAGGGACAATGGAGCTATGGTGACACTCAACTGCTTTCCCTACCCATCATACTCTATCCGTGCCTGAATGGTGGTTTGGATGTCAAGAACTTTATTGCCAAACTCAATATAGTAAGTGGCATACTTCAAGAAACTGGAGTTCACACCTTTCACGTCGATGCACACATGGTTTCCATTTGTATCATTCAAATTTACCTGTTGAACGGTGTcgaattcaacaacaaatacatgACTGGCTGGGTTTTATTGTTCCCCTGGTTGAAAAGGCCAAGGTAGCGGCCTCTTGTGGCCTGCAAAAATTTGGTGGCCTGGGTAAAGCCATGGCCCCCTGACACTAGGAACTGGGATACAATTTTGGACACGAAATGGGTACTGAACGATTGGGTTTTCTTAGCACCAGGGGCCTTTTTGAATTGTAGAATGGCAGGGTAGAATGTGTGGCATTTGAAGTGGATTCGTGGCAAGGTGACCATTGTGTATAAGTATagatacaagagagagagagagagagagagagagagagaaggagcaCACACAAAACAGCTATGTGGTTCGGTCAAAATCAACCTATGTCCATGATAGTTTATCTCCTTTACAATTATGGAAAATAAATTGTCTCTTCACAACGACAGAAATTttagaagaggaaagaaaactaAATAGCAATTTCAAGCTAGTATGTCAAGATCCGATATCTTCGAATGTCGGAGCAGATTTTGATATCTTCAAACGTTGGAGCAtttgttgctttcttcttttgagtGTCAATCATATTTCTTCCAAACTTGACTTGATCCAAACAATTTGATTTACGTTGCAAGATTATCAAGAATAATGGATGAATAGGATTGGCAACGTTATCTCTAAATGCCCCTTTGATCCAATCTCCATTTTAAGGACGCTAAGCATTTTCTTGAGATAATGAAACCTTGGTCCTGGTAATGccttagtaaaaatatcagctaATTGCTTTTTTGACTAAACATAATTAATCTCAATTGTATTGTCTCCCACCTTTTCTCTGACAAAATGGTAGTAAATTTCTATGTGTTTCGTTCGTGCATGGAAAACTGGACTTGCCGCCAAATATGTTGCTTCAATGTCGTTGCACCACAAAATTGG harbors:
- the LOC116257245 gene encoding L-type lectin-domain containing receptor kinase IV.1-like; this translates as MYVGFSTGIQKLESNHYILAWSFMMDGKAPELDLSRRPSIPQDCTPLWKSFKLFLFIFAALVDLLFLINMVGISYLTKRKRKLMSENIEGWEMDSPHRLPYRKIYRATKGCREEMGKGGFGSVYKGVLPISRIEVAVKRVSHGSKQGMREFVAEVSSLGRTRHRNLIQLHGWCRRGNDLLLVYEFILNGSLDCHLFEMEGSRLSWAQRLKIRKVIACGLLYLHEEWEQVIMHRDVKASNILLDGDLNGKLGDFGLAKLYDHGTNPKNTHVVGSLGYMASELSRTSKSKMSSDVYSYGSLLLEVACGRRLIEPRRPSEEMILVELVHSLWKGGRVLDARDKRLGTSYVEEKVEQWCSDMVAGVTAPESRPNMRQLTQSLNGKLSLIRKGIVNLRKLRPIQEGVICSRKGNTGM